In Sphingomonas phyllosphaerae, one DNA window encodes the following:
- a CDS encoding Cof-type HAD-IIB family hydrolase, translating into MPIRLLVSDLDGTLVDKDKNLTPATIAAVERLRAAGVGFTVISARPMSGIRPLLEPLGLDGDVAAFNGGIVFRHDGTIVSHVTIPAEIARGVMAMADGVDTWVFADDRWYASNGDGPHTQSERRSSAQEPVVVAAFDDLLDRADKITFVSDDEAALHALYERVHARYGKDATVAQSQTYYLDVTALSANKGDGIAALARALDVDLADTAAIGDQANDLPMLARAGLSIAMGNAPNAVKAKAHTTTRANDEDGVAHAIDTIILRTGDTE; encoded by the coding sequence ATGCCGATCCGCCTGTTGGTGTCGGATCTCGACGGCACGTTGGTCGACAAAGACAAGAACCTCACCCCCGCCACGATCGCCGCGGTCGAGCGGCTGCGCGCGGCCGGGGTCGGGTTCACGGTCATCAGCGCGCGCCCGATGTCGGGGATTCGCCCGCTGCTCGAACCGCTTGGTCTCGACGGCGATGTCGCGGCGTTCAACGGCGGGATCGTCTTCCGCCACGACGGCACGATCGTCAGCCACGTCACGATCCCCGCTGAAATAGCGCGCGGCGTCATGGCGATGGCCGATGGCGTCGACACCTGGGTCTTCGCGGACGATCGATGGTATGCCAGCAACGGTGACGGCCCGCACACGCAGAGCGAACGCCGCAGCAGCGCACAGGAGCCGGTGGTGGTCGCCGCCTTCGACGACCTGCTCGACCGTGCCGACAAGATCACCTTCGTCAGCGACGACGAAGCCGCGCTCCACGCGCTCTACGAACGCGTCCACGCCCGCTACGGCAAGGACGCGACCGTCGCGCAGTCGCAGACCTATTATCTCGACGTCACCGCGCTGTCCGCGAACAAGGGCGACGGCATCGCCGCACTCGCCCGTGCGCTGGACGTCGATCTCGCCGATACCGCCGCGATCGGCGATCAGGCCAACGATCTGCCGATGCTGGCGCGCGCCGGCCTGTCGATCGCGATGGGCAACGCGCCCAATGCGGTAAAGGCCAAGGCGCACACCACCACTCGCGCCAACGACGAAGATGGCGTAGCGCACGCCATCGACACGATTATCCTGCGCACCGGAGATACCGAATGA
- a CDS encoding HAD-IIB family hydrolase, with protein MKKLVAFDLDGTLALSKQPLKDDMGETLADLLTVADVAVISGGDWPQFEKQVASRLPARADRSRLWLMPTTGTKLYVHKDGAWRTVYAELFDDAEKQKIITAFGESLEATGFVPERTWGERIEDRGSQITFSALGQEAPIEAKEHWDPDFAKRKVIQADLRQRLPGLAINMGGATSIDITREGVDKGYGLRKLAAESGFDLSEMLFIGDAIFPGGNDYPAHEAGVDCVRVRDPQETISVVTAIVACQK; from the coding sequence ATGAAGAAGCTCGTCGCCTTCGACCTCGACGGCACGCTCGCGCTCAGCAAGCAACCGCTGAAGGACGATATGGGCGAGACGCTGGCCGATCTGCTGACGGTCGCCGATGTCGCGGTGATCTCGGGCGGCGACTGGCCGCAGTTCGAGAAGCAGGTCGCCAGCCGCTTGCCGGCGCGCGCCGACCGGTCGCGGCTGTGGCTGATGCCGACCACCGGCACCAAGCTGTATGTCCACAAGGACGGCGCGTGGCGGACGGTCTATGCCGAGCTGTTCGACGATGCCGAGAAGCAGAAGATCATCACCGCTTTCGGTGAATCGCTCGAGGCGACCGGATTCGTCCCAGAACGGACCTGGGGCGAGCGGATCGAGGATCGCGGCAGCCAGATCACCTTCTCCGCGCTCGGGCAGGAAGCGCCGATCGAGGCCAAGGAACATTGGGATCCCGACTTCGCCAAGCGCAAGGTGATCCAGGCCGATCTGCGCCAGCGCCTGCCGGGGCTGGCGATCAACATGGGCGGCGCGACCTCGATCGACATCACCCGTGAGGGCGTCGACAAGGGTTATGGCCTGCGCAAGCTCGCCGCGGAGAGCGGGTTCGACCTGTCGGAGATGCTGTTCATCGGCGATGCGATCTTCCCGGGCGGCAACGATTATCCCGCGCACGAAGCCGGAGTCGACTGCGTCCGCGTCCGCGATCCGCAGGAAACCATCAGCGTCGTGACTGCGATCGTCGCCTGCCAGAAGTAA